The following DNA comes from Macaca thibetana thibetana isolate TM-01 chromosome 14, ASM2454274v1, whole genome shotgun sequence.
CACAGAATATTTAGGCAATGATGGACAGTTTACAtggtggaaaatgaaaaataagactcAAACCAGATCATGCCAAGTAAGAAAGGAGGtggaattttaatataaatttaatataaataaagaaataagtgcATACTTTAAACAGAGTGGAGCCCTTTTCCAAACAAAGCCTTACCTAGATCCCCAGTATATGAAACTGATCGAAGTGGAGCTTCTGTGGTTGGGTCATGGTCCACTCAGTTTTCCCTTAGCTTCTAAGTTAGCTTCTGAAGCACTTCTGCAGAACCCTAGCACCCTAGGACACATACTGGAAAAACCACTTTGGTAGGGAATAGGATACTACTGAAAGATTCTAAGTGCAGAATATATGTTcagatttgtttttcagaaaaaggCACTCTAGTGGCAGAGCTGAATATTGAGCAGGTACAAGGGGAAAAGCGTAAAGGGACAAAGACCAGTCAGCATTTTATATGCAGGTTTCACTTGGAGATCAGTCTTAAGGCTACAAGATACATGAAAAAAGCACACTGGGGTTGAAGTTGTACAAATCTGGCTTAAAATTCTAAGTGTGCTACTAATGAAGACCTTGGGCGTGTTAGTTGACTTTGCCAAGCtctattttctcattctgtaaaatggggctaccTACCTCACTTGACcactataaaaaaatacatgtaaatggaGATTGGGTGCTGGCATACATAAGCACTTAGCAAATATAGATGTGCATCATCTTCTTTCACTTGGCCTCTTTATGATTCAAGTTTATTAAACCTCCCTGATCCTATGCAACTTAGAAAAGGGGGATTTAATTGCTTGCTGTTAATAACTTTTCAACTTGGTAAAGAATagacacataatttttttttataaggatATATTTTTTGAGTGACCTGTTACCATGAGCCTCATGCTAAGAGAAGGTCAGCATTTGGCTTCCTCTTACTTTGGGATGTGCCAGGATGTCTCATAAGAGGGAGTTCAAAACAAGAGTAGCCAAAACCCAAGCACTACGTGTGTCTGCCTCGCTCAGAGAGAGTGTTTCTGGCCTACTTCAGATTAGCTAAGCTTACATCAGTTCCACAGTTAGAAAGTCAGCAGCTAAAAACTCCACCTGTGTACAAATCTTTCAGGAGATCAAATGGTGTGAGGATTACAAAGCCTGGATTAGAAAAGCCAACTTGCAAATCCAAATTTCCCTCTATTCTTTACCATCCTGTGTCAGTAAGTACTTCAGCTGTGAATATTTATGCCCCTCTCAGAGAAAACAATCTTTATTTCAAGAGCACtgatgttttctccttttctttcccactGTTTATCATCACACTGGTGACATAATGTCAGTTAAGACAAATGTCCACCATAACCAAGTGAAAGGTGCGGGGCTGGAGGATAAAACTGGGTGGAAAATTGAGAGGAGGACGAGTTCAGCTAAGTATTTTAGGATCACACACAGTGTCTGCAACTCAGTACACTATGCCAGAAGTCTTACAGAACTGGATACTTTCAAATTGTAGACAACTAGGTAGTTAATAAAAGCTTTCTGATACTCTCAAGGCATTTTTGATTCCTGTAACCCCTGTAACAGAGAATCTATCTTCTCTTACGACTACAGATTCCCTGGACACTATTCAGCATCGCATCCACCTTTTCTGCAATTTGAGATTCTGATTTGAGGGAGAATTCAGCAGTCTTACCTTTGAACTAGGGTCCCAAAGATAAGACGAAGAAACTTCTGCATGTTTTCGGTACACAGCCATTTCCACTGTTCTGTTAGTAGCAAGAGGAGCAGATCTAGGGCTGTGTCAGCTAACTCTGTCTCTGTTCCTGAGGGATAAAATGGCATCAAGAGTAACTCAGAAGAGACCCATACTTGAGGAACATCTTTCAAGGTACTGGGTGGCACCTGTGTCTCTCTACCTTCATGCCGATCATCTGGTATTTCTGCAATCCCTCTCCACTCAAATCAAGAGATGTTTAACTCTTATCTAGAAGGCTCAGTGACAGGCTCagcatttcttcacatttttaattaatgtttctGATATTGTTACCTAATGAatgtttctatgtttttaaaagatatatatatatcttctaatcatatatatacacacacgtatacacacacacacacacacacacacacacacacatgcacttatTTTGCCTActtagtttctatttcttctatatttcCCCAGGATGCTGAATACTTTCTGTTCCAAATAAAAGCTCACAACTAGTGACTAAGTGCAACTGGCAAGGCCTCCTCTCTTTCCAACCTTGCATTCCACTCACCCCCACAAAGCATTATGGAAACACCAGGGGCAGAAGTGGGGAAAGATTTGGCATTCACTTTCCTGAAAAACCTCCATTACACAGAGCTGTAGGGTTAGGATTCAGGAGGCTTCAGCCTGATTTTGAGATAACATTTGGTTCTAGGAAGAACACCACACCTCTGGTAAAATGCCATAACAATTACTACATTCTTCCTGTTTCAAAGACTGGAAGGGCCACACATGAGCTTATACCCATGCTAAACTAAGGTTTCCTGAACAAATGTATTTTGTGGAAGGAAGCATGTGTTGTTTAAACCTGTCCTGGGGTTCCAATGTCACTTCTGATTTGTCTCCAAGTATGTGATGTTACAGAATGAATCTGAGATATCTGGTGCTACTACTGTGATTAATATTATAAGTAGTATCAACAAGGACTTTGTTAGTGTAGGACCAATGGGTATTCTCTGGGTCACCTTGCCCCAGCTCTCCTTCAACACGAATGACTTCTGATTTGGACAGATCTACTAGAACTGAATCATACTTCCCTCTTAACcccatataatatatattttcttttctgtttgtattGCCAAGATTGGGAGCTGACATGTTGTTTGATTTATAATCATCTTCTCAAAGATGGGATATTGCATTCCTTGTGAGACAGCATCATCCTGAGCCCTAGTCCTcaattgtatgattctctcaggtTTTGCATTTGCCTGGAGCTGCCACCATGTGGTAACAATTAGTTATAGCagtgaaaaataagaaagcaaacaagGTACCACCAAGCCAGTTCTCTTAAAGAAAAtgacggattttttttttttttaatcatacgAGCATTTTGAGTCTCTCAGAGATAGAAGAAGGGTTTCAGGCCTAAATCATCCCTCTAGAGATACTATGTTCAACATGTACAGGCTGGACTTTGCCTAGAATGATATTCTTACCCCACTGCCTCCGCCCCCCCGCCATCTTTACGGTCTCTTAGAGTTCTCTGATGCTTTCACTGTCATAttactttatttacttaattGTGAGATATGTGTGAAGGGATGGGGCTGTCAATCCCATTTTTCACAGACTTAAATTGAGGCCCTCAGAAGAGATGTCAGGTGATTTGTTCACGGGCACCTGAGAAAGAATAagctttttccccatttttgaaTACAAGATTTTGCGATCTTTTACTCTCAACAGAGGGCTTTATCTTGATGGAACTGATAtacttattttaagttctagtTCAGTAAACATGCTAATTAATATCTAGAGCTTTGAATTTTTCTTCTACAGAGTACACATCTGCTCTTCTCCTGGAAGGTGAACTTGCTCTGCCTCCAATGCAATAAGGAAGAAGTAGAGCTTtcatctcttctccctccctacTTTATGTTGGGTAACTAGATGGTATCATCTGCCATGGcagtaaatacagaaaaaagaatagatcTGGGGAAATAAGACAATTTCCATCTTGAACACATCATATTTCAGTTGCCCTATGGTATATCCAAGTGAAGATGTACAATATTCAATATTTAAGGCATCACCACACATGCGTTACAGCTGAAGCCAAGAGTACAGCTGGGGTCACCCTGGAAGAGTATGTAGAATAGAAACAGTGAGCCAAAAATCAAGCGCTGGCAGGCGGATCATGGGGCCAAGAGACTGGACTAAGAAGCCACAAGAAGGGCATGAAGGAAACCAGGAAACCGGGACACTAAAGGAAGAAGTTTCTAAAGAAATCCAAGAGTCTGATATGCCAAAAATAAGTTCAATGAGCTATCAATATTATCAGCATGATCTCATCCTGCTGGATTAGAACTCCCTGTGTTTGTGCCCTGCTCTGCTGCTTGATTCCGCTCTGGCAACTGTGTCCTACTCATCTCTGTGCCCCAACACagcacctccaacactggagttCAACACATAGCATGCTCAGCTGAATGGAACAGAAATCAAAGTTACAAACTTCAACTATCCCAAGTCCCAAGTGAATGCCACCCTGGCTCCCTTCTCCATGGGAGCAGAGACCTCGCCACTCACCTGGATCGCTGTTGCTGGGGTCTTGGGCTGGCACAGCTGCATCTGACAAGCAACTGTCCACATGTCCTCTAGGGGGCTGTTCAGGATCTTTTTCTGGGGCTTTTGTTGGCTGCATTTCCAGTAACTTTGTCTGTTTTTCAACAAAAGATTCCATCCCAGACATGGATAGGGTCTCGGACTCCTAAGAAATAGCCAGTGGCATATCACATATGGAATGCTGACAGTAGGGGAGCAAATGTGGCACTCTAGGTTTCCCTGCCTCTCCCCTGCATAAGTACCTTGGGTATAAAAGCCAACTGATGCTATGACTACTttaggaaagattttatttttttacccaaGTTGCAGGTAATACAGGCCTGCCCTGGGATTATCAAATCTGCACACATTTTTGGTCATCCATTTTTTTCCAGGAACTAGCTTTCTTTCTCATCTTGTCATCCACTATCCCAAACCCACCATGGTTGAGAAGCCAACCTGCCAAGCCAGAACTGGTAGGAATTCCAAACCACTCAGAGAAAATACTTTTAGCATAAAAGTTGGAGATCCAAAGGCTGATGAAGTCATTTAGCAGGACATTTCTGACTTAGAGAATATCTCAACTGCCTATAACTGTAGGACCAATATCTCAGATATTTTTGCCCCACATTCTTTGGGTTTTGGTTCTTACCACATTGCCTTCCTGGAGACAATAAAGAATCTTGTCTTGTGCTTCAGTCACACTTAGCGCTGGAGAAATTTTACTGGATGAGAACCTCAGCCTGGACCTGGTACAGAAACAAACAGCAGAAACAGGATGTAATTTATGGTCTTGAGCCCCAAACAAAGGGCTGGCAAGTACTGATAATAAATGACAACAAGAATATCCATACGTATTCTGGGGACCTTACTGTGGTCAGATGGTCAGAGCTGCCAGGAAAGCCTTGGCCCTGCAATCTCCCAAACAGTGTATATTCTCGCAATTCTTAATAGATAATGTAACGCATACACTAAGCTAGGTCTACAGTGCACTTGTGAAATGGCTTCTGCTAAGTAAAACTGGCATCAGTCTGCATCATGGTTATATTCCCACAGGAAAGATTAGCTAACACATACCGGGCACTCATTAAAAATTTGCTGAAGATTAAACAGACAGGTGGCATAGACCAAGTTTTTATTATTGCAGTTCACGGAGTATCCTTTTTGGACATCCATTTATTCCCCGTGTTCCAAATAAAACTAGAGAAGGAACTGCAAGTGATAACATCAATGTTTCAAGGGACAGAGACTCATAAGCACAGGTATCATGGTCATCCTTCAATAGATGGGCCCAGTTAAGAAAAGGTTAGGTGCTGTGAGTCTGTTATTGCTGGCCCACGAAACATAAGCACAGAGACAAAGAGTcagacactcagacacacacacacacacacacacacacacacagagatgctcTTTCTTCATAAGGACCAGACACAGATGAAATTTGCAGTAAGGGTACATGTGGTGCCCTTGCTTGCCACATGTTGGCTTTGAATGCTGCCAGGAAACAGCTGGGGCCCTAGTGCAGGAGAGAGTAGCAGGAGTCAACCAGTTACTAAAATAGGCCCTGTGGGTTTCCATTCTAGCCCTTTCCTGTTTATTGCTAATATATGCAACTTCTGAGCCAAGATTTCCAGAAATGATGGCAAACAGAGATCAGTTATAAGCCTTAATTCTTAGTAGGAAAGAAACATCTCAATTttccaggaaaagagaaaagagaatatccTATTCAAAAGAGAGTATTCTTCCTAGTCAAACATCCCTGGTCAGTTGGGCCCCAGGTTCCCATGGCAAAACCAAACATTCAGCAGTGCTGCCTCTGCAGCACCACAGGCTCCTCCAGGTGGAGCACTGAGGAGCCTGGGGTCTAGCTTCGCCTAAAAACTGGTATGTCTGACCCACCTCCTCTCCTCTAGGGCTTGAGAATAGGGTGAGCGTTGGCTGAGGATTGGGGATCAATCTGGGAACTGGGGAAAGGTCCCTGGGTGACTGAGGGCTTCTCACTTGCCAGCCTTCTTGCCTTCTGTCTGGGACTTGCTTTCGGTCTCGGCCTCACTCAGCTCCTCTGTGGGGCTCTGGGGTTCAGAGCGAGGAAACGCTGTCTTCAAGGTGTCCACAATGGCACTCACCACCATCTGCAGGGGTCAGAGGTGCAGGGTCAGTAAGGCCATCCACATCCACAGATGGAAACTGCCAAGCAAGCAGTCGCCTCACAGCACTTTATGCAACAGGATGAGGAGAGGGGCCAGGCTCTCTAGCAAAGCCTTATCCAGTAGCAAGGTCGAATACCAGCTAATGACTTAGTGACAactatctttccttttttccatggCCATAAATATCTTTTTCCTTGAGGAGTAAAACAAACAATGCCATGGGAAAAGAAGCCAAAACCAACagtgacagaaataaaaaccTAGGAGTTATGCGGGCTGATGATGtatctttcaatttctttctttgtatataAAAAAGTGATTTCTAGTTTCCAAATTGATAACAACTTCATCAGCATGTGCACCAGTGGAAGTACATAGGTAGGAgtataaagagaaaggaagagtgaagaagatgatcaaaaataaaaatacagtttaggGGCATAGGTAATATTAACATGCTTAGAGTAACTTACACAGAGCAAACAATCAGTTTTTCTAGTCAATTCtaacaatttctttctttaagtacagaaaaaaataacaaaaatcactCAGCTCAAAACTCAGATATCTGGAGTTGAGTTGTTGTAACTTTTCTACTCATAAAGACCAAATAAAATAATCCTCACTGAAGATTAAGAATAACCTCTATTTCTTCAGAATGGCAAGATGACATACAGATATTTGCTAAAAAGGACAATGTACAAACGAAACCTTAAACCatcaaagaaacagaatgaaacaTTTACTCTTCCTCTGGTGCTTCCTGCTAATTAACACTGCTGGCTCAGAGCAGCACCATGCCTTCTTTGACTCATTCTTTTCGTATTCCTCCACAAGGAGTAAGCTAGCATAGCCAAGACGAGGCTGAAGAGAGTGGTCAGCAGACTACAGTAAAGACTGGGGGAGAACAAACCAGGGAAAGAACACTGAGGATGCATGAATTTAGATAATGCAGCTTAGAAAATACAACTTGTTCTCCAGGATCACAGAATTGTAGTCTGTGAGGGTGGGGAGGTCCTCATCTGTCTCATTCACTGATGTATGAACAGCAACTAGTAGAGTGCCTGGCTCAAAACAGGCATCCAATAAGTAGATGTGGAAATAATGGATGAATGATATCTGCATGGAACTCTGGGCATTTACCCAGTTGATCCCTTTTTAGTTTGTAGTTTTTTCCATAGCAGTGGATATCCCCTAACACCTACTAcatcaaattctattttatttgtcaCTGTAAGCCTAGATGAGATGAGGGAGGCTCCTCTTCCGCCAATGCGTGTTTCCCAACCTGATAAAATACACATCACTTTTGACAAACTTAAGCCTCAGACTTCTGCCCCAGAGACGCTCATATCAGTTGGGAATCACTGCTTACAAGCTCCGACATGTTACACAAACGTCCTTCTTCCTACCATCTCCATAGGTGCTGAGACAACTTCTTGAAGAAGGTACAATTCTCTCCATACTGTGTTCTCTAGCGGAGAACCATGACACCACTTTAAATCCAGCCTCGTGTCCTGTCTTACGGCTCTCTTTCCTGGGTGACCCAACACTGGAAATGACCTTTACCCTCTGAAAGACCATCCCTCCTGCCAGCTATCTGTGAAGACATAGATTGATCTTTACATGACTCCAACAGTGTAACAATACAGTAATACCCCCAGGAGATACGTGTACACTTAAGAGTGTTGGGGTACTGTTTCCCACCAGCTGTTCCCTGTGATTCAGTGAGCTGATGATTCACCCAATATTTGGCAACAGGTCTTGACAATTTGAGTCCGTGTTCTATTGACGCCTCTGTGCTGCCCCTTCCCACACCCTACTGCTCTTATTTTTCAAGCACTGCCTCCATTCTGATGAATCCTCCTCATTTATAGATCAAAACtaaagctgagcacagtggccctGCTGGTACCTTGTCTATTCTAGAGACCATAAATGGTTTCTTGACAAAGGCAATACGAGCATCTGTGTTCAGAGCAAGGAACTCCTGCACCTCCTCACTGTTAGCGATCTCCGGAATGGCACAGAGTTgctgcaaaaataaaacacacacaaaaattttaaagagaaattccAGTCCCCAGATCTCTCCGCTTTGGCTTGGGTGTTCTGGGGTTAGACACCCAGGTTAAAATGAGAACAAGGCCAAAAGAGAAGGATGCTGACCTTTAGGAATGATTCTAGGAGGCTCTTACGGGCTTCTACTCTGTCACTGTCCATATTTCCAAATGGAAGATCTGGAAAGAGCTTTTTAGGACCCTTCACatctaaaaaaaacccaaaatattcactcatttaacatTCACAGAGAGCTATtccatataaaacatataaagaaaacagaactattgaatatatttccttggattaaaaaaaatttcaggagTTCCAAATATGCATATGATCCATATGATCCACACAACACTAACTTGTTACAAGAGAGGGTTCTAAAGTGCAGAGACCCAAGTTTAAATTTGGGCTAAATCCCTACTATAATAACGATCTTAGACCATTTGTGTTATCTTTCTGACTTTGTTTCTCTTCTGTAAGATGAGGACAATGAGGGTACCTATCTCATAGGCTGATGGGAGCATTAAAAGAGCTAACATGTGTAAAGTGCTTAGGAGAGAACCTGGCACACATTTTCAAGCTTGGCTCAGTATTAGCTattatattaagaaagaaaatgcataattTATGCCCAAACTTATTAAACTGTTTATTTGGGTAATcaccactatttttaaaaaacaaagtaaccAGTTACTAGCTAATTCTTAGAGtgaaattttattacattaaaaaaatatttagagaggggtggtggctcacgtctataatcctagcactttgggaggccgaggcgggtggactgcttgaggtcaggagttcaagaccatcctgaccaatatgaggaaaccccatctctactaaaacaaaaattagccagacataatggcaggctcctgtaatcctagctactctgaaggctgaggcaggagaatcgcctgaacctgggaggcggaggttgcagtgagccgagatcgtgacattgcactccagcctgggtgatgagagcaagactccgtcttaaaaaaaaaaaaaaagtcccccgTGCCTGAGAGTTGTCAAACAGCACACAAAAGATCTGGGTATTAAAGGAAAGAGGGTGGCAACAACTTctgtgtaatattttaatatttaagaacCACCTATCTATGAATCTGGAAAAGTTAATTTAACTCCTGACACTAACTTACAGGCACAGGTGGAAATGTGAacacttattttttaatcttaagcTAGATGGGGCTCCAGAACAAAGCAGTTGGCAGTAAAGGACTACCTCTGAAAGAATGTGATTGCTGCTGCCCAGCACTAAACCTCAGAACTCCTGAAGCAAACCCGGGGAGCAGAGAACCTTGAAACGGCATTCTCCTCCCCAGTCCCTCCCGTGAACCAACAGGCCAGCCAGGGTGGCTTGACGTGGGAAGCAAGCGGCAGTAGGGGTTGGGGAAACTCCTGACTTTTGATGAACTTTCGTAGATCTGATTTCTCCTCCAGACGGGTCTGCAGATTCAAGAACTCTCGATAGCGACGATTCACGGTGTGGTAggccagctgctgcagcccgcTGCTGTTTTCACCATCAAGGGCTGTCTCGTACTGTTCAATGAACAAATTGATTGATGGAATCAGCCGGGTTTCAGCAATCTTCTATTCTGGCTTTACTGACTACTTGGTCAATGGCCACATAGCAAGAGTAAGAAACTAAGAACAAAGGGAGGGAGATGTTCCTATTCTGTTCCAGAACCTCCTATATCTAATTGCTCAGAAAGTCAGAAATGAGTTTCACTCCTCCACACTACTTTCATCTGAAAGCTCCCTCTCCCAGATACTTCCTTTACTTACAAAAATGGCTACAtaactatttttcaaatgaatatcTGAATAGAAGGCATAACATCCATAAAAATGATACTGCCTCTATCACCTTTAAATTACAGGGCTAAACATTATAAGGGGAAAACCACTTTTCCATTATACTCCCCCGTGATTATTTATATTAGTTAAGGGAAGAACAAGTAATCCAAACAGGAGATAAAAATTTGTTTATCTGGAATAAATTAAAgggtatttgttttgtttcaggcAGATTAATTTTCCTGATTGTTACTCTTAGAGCTAAACCGAATTTTTCCTAAGTACCTATCATCTGTATCATAGAAGTCACATGAAAATTGGAGATGTGATAAGGGGTCAAAGTCCACTGTCTTCCTAAGCTTAGAGGGGTTGGTATGTGGAAAAGATGACTTACACCTCATGTTCCCCAAAGAGTGAACACCACGGATAGCATGGAATCTGCAACTCAGCTTGGGGGCGCGCTTCTTGACGGGGTAGTTAAGACACAATGAAACGTTGTGGGAGAAGTATATATGTGCACCCTCTCATTAGGAATAGGTTATTATTTTTTGGTTGAGGTATACTGTGGGCAAGAGATGGAAAAAATGAACTCCTTGTTGGTGGGACTTGTGGCTGGTGCTTTACAATTTTTTGGCGACAGAGAGGGTATTCATTATGAGCTGATGTGagcaaagcagtctctcagaacaGTACTGAGGCGGAAAAGACCAGATAAGAGAGACAGGTGACATTCAGGGTGGGGCTCTCAAGCCTAGAGCATTTGGGAACTATGAGGCTTTCTGCGGAATATGTTGCTCCTCGAGGGCCAATTTTCAACACTGTTATGGTTACTTCCATCACATAAACTGAAAACTATTTACTATcagaaagtataataatattgatatacaatttaaaatcagTTATATGTCCATATAAAAATCTGAAACCAATTTCAAACTACTCATAATTGGCTATATTactttgttctcattttttacTTTACTCTTTTCTAATGCTTAATTGAAGTAGTAGCAGATGTCAAAAACTAGCAAcgacaaaaaagaacaaataatggGAGAAAGACTGTGAACTTAAACATTCTATTCACCAACTTAATTTTTCTGCtaatgaggaggaaaaaaaatctgctgtttaATGTCAGTATAGGAATAgtcattaaaaaaagatgaaataaccAGAGCCAACACTTAAATGTGAGAAAGGTGCATGGCATAGGGACATCCAGAATTACAAcaaaaaggcaggaaaatgttAACAAAGTTATACCAGTCATTTGAGGCTAGTCTCAGTTATTTTATGACCAGTACTGATCTGTACTTCTACAATTTGCCTACAAggagtgtgagtgtgtttgtgtgttcacATATAGGCATTTCTAATTACTTCCATTCTGTCTTACTTGAAAATGTCATAATGTTACTTTCTAAAATGCTATGTCATGATGCAGCTGTGTTGAGCAGATCAAGGAAGGCCTTCTCCCTCTCACCTGGATTGGGAGTTCTTGGGGAGGAGTGAAGCAAGCAGGCTGTGCCTGGTGGTAGCTTCTGGACTCAAATGAGAGAAATTCAAGTGGAAGGCAAGGAAAATCCAATGGGTAGGATCTTGCCCAAGAATTTTCTAAACTTCTTCCctgctcatttctttttcaaaatactaGTATATTTTGTACTTTGTTTTAGGAAGGTAGGTTATTTACCTATATCTATCTCAGAAGATAGCAAGTTTTTGACTCTTGGAGGTGTTTAAGCACAGACTTGGGAGGAACTTGACAACAGATAATATGAAGAGGGTTGGCTGGATTAGAGAGGCAATTCTCCCAAAATGGCCATAGGACAGGCTGACTCCATGTTATCTGGAGAGttctatttgaaatataaaataaataaataaagagagaatcCAGGGACCCCTCCTTAGAAATTCTCATCTGAACCCATCAATGTGTGTCAGAATCTGTATATATGCAAGGCAGCTCAAGTGATTTTGAGGTGCAgccaagtttgggaaccactgaaaATATAACCCTCAGCACTCTAGCAGCTCTGAAGTTCCAGGATTGTTTGTGTGAGTACAGGATAAATACTACTCTGCTTTACACATTAGCTTCAGACCATTCACAGAGATAGATGCCTATTGAGAGAAACACTTCAAACTAAGAGCATCTCTCCCCAGAGAACATTTGCTTCACTGACTGCTTTCCAAACCCACTCCTAGCCCGGGTGAGCACCCACAGTTTTAATCCTGTTACCTTCACAGTATAGAGTGTATATGGGTGGAATCCAGTGCCACTGTGCTCTCGGGCTGTAATGGTGCCAGTGATACGAAGGTTCTGGATGATAACTGGGCCATCTGGACTGCTTAGGGGCTCAAAGCTGAAGGTGGCTGAGCTGAGAGGACCAGGTGGAGAGGAGGAAAGCAGAACTGGTGGCAGAGTAGGATCAAGGGAGCTCATATCATGGGTGAGATCCTTCTCTAAGCATGAGGGCCGTGAGTGGCAGGTCTTTTCTGGCCCCTCCAGCAAAGCTGTAACAGAGGTGGTAACGTCTCCTTGTTCTATCTCCTTGTCTGCTGTGTCGATCTGGATCTCTGGGTAGGAATTCAGTGTGGAGACCGGCAGGCCTGTCTCTGTTTCAGTCCCTggaccctcctcagcctctgctccttcAGATGCCTCACCATCTTTGGGTTCCAGAGCCTGGGAACCCTCTAGGGCACACAGGGCATCCTGAATCCTGTCAGAGAGAAAGTTGCCTGGAGTCATGAGCATGATGGTTTCTTTGCCCAGTTCAGACAGCGGAGACTCCAGCTCTGAGTCTTCACATAAGAACAGGGGACCTCGAAGATTTGGCTGTAGGAAATGAGATGAGTTGtttcctactttt
Coding sequences within:
- the SNX19 gene encoding sorting nexin-19 isoform X3, which encodes MKTETVPPFQETPAGSSCHLSNLLSSRKLMAVGVLLGWLLVIHLLVNVWLLCLLSALLVVLGGWLGSSVAGAASGRLHLERFIPLATCPPCPEAERQLEQEINRTIQMIIRDFVLSWYRSVSQEPAFEEEMEAAMKGLVQELRRRMSMMDCHALAQSVLTLCGCHLQSYIQAKEATAGKNGPVEPSHLWEAYCRATAPHPAVHSPSAEVTYTRGVVNLLLQGLVPKPHLETRTGRHVVVELITCNVILPLISRLSDPDWIHLVLVGIFSKARDPAPCPASAPEQPSVPTSLPLIAEVEQLPEGRTSPVAAPVFLSYSEPEGPAGPSPEVEEGHEAVEGDLGGMCEERKVGNNSSHFLQPNLRGPLFLCEDSELESPLSELGKETIMLMTPGNFLSDRIQDALCALEGSQALEPKDGEASEGAEAEEGPGTETETGLPVSTLNSYPEIQIDTADKEIEQGDVTTSVTALLEGPEKTCHSRPSCLEKDLTHDMSSLDPTLPPVLLSSSPPGPLSSATFSFEPLSSPDGPVIIQNLRITGTITAREHSGTGFHPYTLYTVKYETALDGENSSGLQQLAYHTVNRRYREFLNLQTRLEEKSDLRKFIKNVKGPKKLFPDLPFGNMDSDRVEARKSLLESFLKQLCAIPEIANSEEVQEFLALNTDARIAFVKKPFMVSRIDKMVVSAIVDTLKTAFPRSEPQSPTEELSEAETESKSQTEGKKAGKSRLRFSSSKISPALSVTEAQDKILYCLQEGNVESETLSMSGMESFVEKQTKLLEMQPTKAPEKDPEQPPRGHVDSCLSDAAVPAQDPSNSDPGTETELADTALDLLLLLLTEQWKWLCTENMQKFLRLIFGTLVQRVLGFCRSASEANLEAKGKLSGP
- the SNX19 gene encoding sorting nexin-19 isoform X1; the encoded protein is MKTETVPPFQETPAGSSCHLSNLLSSRKLMAVGVLLGWLLVIHLLVNVWLLCLLSALLVVLGGWLGSSVAGAASGRLHLERFIPLATCPPCPEAERQLEQEINRTIQMIIRDFVLSWYRSVSQEPAFEEEMEAAMKGLVQELRRRMSMMDCHALAQSVLTLCGCHLQSYIQAKEATAGKNGPVEPSHLWEAYCRATAPHPAVHSPSAEVTYTRGVVNLLLQGLVPKPHLETRTGRHVVVELITCNVILPLISRLSDPDWIHLVLVGIFSKARDPAPCPASAPEQPSVPTSLPLIAEVEQLPEGRTSPVAAPVFLSYSEPEGPAGPSPEVEEGHEAVEGDLGGMCEERKVGNNSSHFLQPNLRGPLFLCEDSELESPLSELGKETIMLMTPGNFLSDRIQDALCALEGSQALEPKDGEASEGAEAEEGPGTETETGLPVSTLNSYPEIQIDTADKEIEQGDVTTSVTALLEGPEKTCHSRPSCLEKDLTHDMSSLDPTLPPVLLSSSPPGPLSSATFSFEPLSSPDGPVIIQNLRITGTITAREHSGTGFHPYTLYTVKYETALDGENSSGLQQLAYHTVNRRYREFLNLQTRLEEKSDLRKFIKNVKGPKKLFPDLPFGNMDSDRVEARKSLLESFLKQLCAIPEIANSEEVQEFLALNTDARIAFVKKPFMVSRIDKMVVSAIVDTLKTAFPRSEPQSPTEELSEAETESKSQTEGKKAGKSRLRFSSSKISPALSVTEAQDKILYCLQEGNVESETLSMSGMESFVEKQTKLLEMQPTKAPEKDPEQPPRGHVDSCLSDAAVPAQDPSNSDPGTETELADTALDLLLLLLTEQWKWLCTENMQKFLRLIFGTLVQRWLEVQVANLTSPQRWVQYLRLLQESIWPGGVLPKFPRPVRTQEQKLAAEKQALQSLMGVLPDLVVEILGVNKCQVSWGLVLESLQQPLINRHLIYCLGDIILEFLDLSASVEKSAATTSASDTPGNSKRMGVSS